A region of the Atribacteraceae bacterium genome:
ACGACCAAATTAGGAACATCCCCCGCCGCAGCAATGGCTCTGCCAAGCCACGGATCGACAAGTGCGGAGAGATGGATGAAGATGTCGGCGCCGATAAGCTCCTTGATATTGCCTGGCGTCGGCTCCCAACCGCACGGGCAACCGCCGAATTCGAGCATGGTCGTTACCTCTACTCTATCGCCGCCGATGAAGGTGGCAAAGTCGTGCAAGACAGCGAAACTGACCACAACCTTGATTCTCTCCTCCTCAGCCGGCTGGCCTGTTACGGTCGTTCCCAAGAAGATTAATGTTGCAATCAGCATTACAAGCGTCGCTATAGTCCTTGTTCTCATCATTTCGTCATACCTCCTGGTGAGAAGCGTTTCTTTGATTCATTAACCTTGCTGACAACACACATTTTATAACGTTACAACCGCTGTAGTAATCGGCTTCACATCTCTCCCACCTCCTGCGGTCCTCATTATATGTTGTTAGCCTAGCCCGACACCTGCCAAAGGAAATCCATTCGCTTTGTCAAAAGAAATTAGAAGAGCCTAACATTAGGCATTGTACCAACCCCCAGGTCCTTTGTCAATAAGTCTGTCATCGGACTGTGATTATTCTGTGATAATGTCACCCCAAAATCTTTTTGAGAAAATGCCACCCTCTGTAGAATGAAGGGATGATCCTCACCATGACCAAGCAAGAACGAAACAAACAAACTCTGCGTCGCCCGTTGTCTACTGGACGGGAAGATGACCATCAGTGAGGGAGCAGAGCTGCTCTGCCTCAGCATACGCCAGGTCCAACGCCTAAAAAAGGGGGTCAACGAAGCAGGCGAGGTGTTCGTCATCCACCAAAACCGGGCTGAGCGCCCTCCTCTTCAGGGGGGCGCTCGATGATGCCAGTGGGGCAATGCTGGCCCTGTGCTGCAGACCCCAGGACCGGACAGGATACGCTACACTGATAACCTGATCTTTCCCTACCAGGGGATAGCCCTATCCGTCTACACCGACCGACACAGCATCTTTCGTTGTCCGGGAAGGAAAGACCCAGGAGGAGGAACTGAGCGGGAAGGGGGGGGTAGAACTTCCCAACCAGAGGAAATACCAAAAAACGGGGGGATACCCTGTAGAGTGGAGATACCGGTGAACCTGAGGATCATCGGCATCTCCACAAAAACCGCCAGGGAGTTCGCTTATTTCACCAATAAAGGCGTATGCACTATCATTGTTTCCGCTCCCTTGACCTACCGCATAGGCTCCGGGATAGTCGAGGCCGGTTGCCGGGTGTTCATCGGCCAACGGCTCAAGCGATCAGGCATGTTCTGGGATTTGATGATTACTGGGTTCGCTCTCGGGTTAACAAGGGCACTCGGCAGAACCTTTCAAGATGAAGGACCGATTATTTACTCATAAAAAATCATGCATTCTCCGAATCAATGGACGGCACTCATGGTCTTTTAAGGAAACGCTTCAAACGCTCGAGGGAAAAGGTGTTCACGATGTCCTCGGCGGTGAGCCAACCTCGCCTGGCTTGGGCGATACCCAAACGGATGTAGCCGAGTTGTGCGGGGTTGTGGGCATCTGAAGTGATGACCATCGGAATTCCATACCCATCCCGGGCCTGTCGGGCATCACTGTCCTTCAGATCCAGTCGTTCCGGCTGAGAATTAATTTCCAGAATGATTGATTCCCGGGAGGCCAGGCTGAAGAGGGTATCGAGATCAAGTTGGTAAGGATTCCTCCTCTGGAGGAGGCGGCCGGTTGGATGACTCAATATTTGAATATGGGGATTTTTTAAGGCTCGTTCCAGCCGGCGCATAATCCGGTCTTTTTCCTGTCCCAGTCCGGAGTGAAGACCGGCAATGACCAGGTCGCGATCAGCCAGGTCGCGATCGTTCATGTCCAACTCTCCATCAGCGAGAATGTTCACCTCCACCCCATCAAAGACAAAAAAGCCCTGATTATCGTGATTCCACTGATCGATCTCCAAGCGGCGGCTACGGAGTTGATCCGGCTTCAGCCCGGAAGCGACAACCAGAGATTGAGTATGGTCACACAGTCCAAGATAATTGTATCCCTTTTTACGCGCGGCTTCGGCTATGTCCCTTACGCTGGTGCTCCCGTCACTCCAGTGGGTATGAACATGCAAATCACCCCGCAGATCCTCCTCGACCACCAGGCGGGGGAGCTTTTTGCTCATCGCCAGCTCGATTTCCCCCTGATTTTCCCTGATTTCCGGAGGAATCCACTCCATACCCAGCGCTTCATAAATCTCTTCCTCGGCAGTGCCGCCCACCCGCACTCCCGTATCGAGGCGATAGATGCCATACTCGTTGACTTTATATCCCTTTTTTTGGGCGGTTTCCCGCAAGGCTACATTATGCTCCTTGGAACCGGTGAAATACTGTAGTGCGGCGCCGAAGGAGTCCGGATCGACGACCCGCAGATCAATCTGCATCCCCTGTCCGGTTCTGATGCTGGTCTTGCTTGGTCCCCGGGCCAGTACATCCCGAACCCCGGGAAATGAAACCAGAGCACCAGAGACCTCCTCCGCCCGCCGAGAGGCTACCAGAATATCGATATCTCCGATGGTCTCCTTCATGCGTCGGATGCTCCCCGCCGGACTGATTTTATCCACCGGAGCCCGCTCCTTAAGAAAAGCCACGACTTCGTCCACCACCGGGAGAGCATACCCCAAGAGCATCCTTCCCAACTGATCGGACAAAAACGCCAACCCTTTACGGATCTTCTCTTCGCTTTTTGCCCCCAGGCGGGGTAGCAAGCGTATCTTTCCCTCAGCAAGGGCGCTCCGTAGTTCTTCGAAGGTGGAGATACCCAGTTCCCGGTAAAAAAGTCCGGCCGTACGGGGTCCTACCCCGGGAATCCGGGTGTAATCGGCCACCCCTCGGGGAATTTCCCGGCTCAATTCATCAAGAAAGTGGATCTTTCCCTGTTTCAGATATTCGTCAATTTTTTGAGCGATCGCTTCCCCGATACCGGGAATGCTTTGTAATTCACTCTTGCGACTGTATTCTTCTACCGGTTCGGATAAATTTTCCAGTTGACGAGCCGCTTCCTCATAAGCAAGGACCCGGAACCGGGACTCCCCCTTGATTTCGAGAAGGATGGCTATCTCTCTTAGAAGATTGGCAATTTCCTGATTTTTCAATGAAACCTCCGATCCTCCTTTCCATTTTTGCAATCCTATGTTATCCTGATGAGAGAATGAAAGGCATGAAAGTCCTTCACCTGATTTTAATCACTTGCTGCCTTATCGTTTTATCGATCGGAAACCCGGGGTTCGCCGAGGAAAAGCCACCTCTTCTTTCCCACCTGCTGAATCCCTTATGGACGGGCGACCATGGACGGGTGCTTGCCGTTCTCGCCGCTTCCCCGGAATATGCCCTCCACTATCCTGAAGAGGTTGCGGTACTTACCGTAGTCTCGCTTCTCAAGAAAGACCGCTTTACAGAAGCTGTGGCCGCGGTAGACCGTTTCCTCACTGATGAACGTACACTACTCGGCGACCATCTCCTGGTTTTCCTCCTGGAGGACCGACTGGAGCGGAAAAAGTTCGCCGAAGCTCAGTTATACTATGACCGCTTGCTCACGGGCTTTCCTCAGTCTCCTCTGCGTTTTCATGCTTCGCTGAAAATCGTTAAGGCCATGCAGAAAATTGACGACCTATCCAGCGCCCAACAGTTTCTAGACCAGGCTCTTGAGTTCGCCAACGATTCCGAGGACCGCTTGTCGGCCAAACATCTGCGCTATGATATCTTTCTCAGACAACAACGCTATCCGGAGGCAGCCCTACTTCTTCGGTCAATCTATATCGATTATGATGCTCAAACCTTTACCCAGACCAGGAGAATGGCCTCTGCTCTCCTGGGGCACCTGTCTCCAAACGACTTTTCCCCCGATGAGCGGCTGCAGCTCGGTCAATTTTTCTCGCAGTTGAGATACTGGGAAACGGCGCTGTCATTGACCGAAGCTCTGGACCCCCTCTTTTTTCCGGAAGCCCACCGGAGAGATCTCGGTTTGCTTCTCATTCAGATCGCGGTGAACACCAACGACCTTGACCAAGTGGAAGAAATTCTTTTCCGTTTCCCGATTCTCGACAACACTGCCGATGCCCTGTTCTACCGGGGCGTGGTTCACCAGCGGAAAGCCCGTTACCAGGCCGCTATCGAGCATTACCAAGCCCTGATCGACCGTTTTCCGGATTCCGGGTACCTATTCAATACCTATCGAAACCTGGCCTTCTGTCACCAGGCTCTGGGTGATGTAACCACGTACCAAAAGGTCATGGAACGGATGATCGAGACCTTTCCCCGGCGTGCCGACCTTCTCTGGAATCTCTTCTGGCATTATCATCGCCGGAATGAGACGAACCGGGGACGCCCATGGTTGGAACGGATGATCGCTTTCCCCTCAGAACAAAACCGGGCACTGTTTTGGTTGGCAAAAACCTCTCTTGATGAGACAGGCCGTATGTATATCGAACGGATTCTGGAAAGTGAAATCATTGACTACTATTTCATGCGTGCCTGGCAGGAAGCCCCATCATTGGGCATGTCGCCCACTTTGCCTTCCTCGTTTCCGGCGCGCTCCGAGTTCCAGCCGGTCCTCGGTACCGGTCCGGGCAGCTCGACCTGGCAACGCTACACCATTCTTCACCGGCTCGGGTATCTTACCCGGGCGGAAATCGAACTCCGCGCGTATCAAAGGCTAAATCCGGAACAAGCCGGAACTTGGTGGGCGCTTTCTGAGCTTTCCGCCCGCCGGGGGAATTATCGGCGCAGCATTCTCCAAGCCATGCGGTTATCAGGCATGCTCTCCCGACCGTACCGCAACATTCAGGAACGAATATATCCTGTGTTCTATTTTGACCTTATCGAACCACTGGCCGAGTCTATAGGAATCGATCCCTTTTTGGTTCTTTCCGTTTTGCGGGCGGAGAGTTTTTTCCAATATGACGCGGTTTCCATCGCCGGAGCAATTGGTCTCATGCAGATCATGCCCTCAACCGGGGCCTGGAAGGCGGAACGGATGGCCCGTAATGCGGGGAGGGAGTTGACCTGGAACGATTCTCTCCTGTTCGATCCGGCGAAAAACATCGCTATCGGCGTATCATACCTGGGATACCTTGTGGACAAGTACGGAGGAAGGATATGCCCGGCCATCTGCGCCTACAACGCTGGGCCGGGCCGCATCAACTCCTGGCTGGAAACACTCCCCCGGGAATTTGATGAATTCGTGGAATCCATCCCCTTTGCCGAAACCCAAAACTATATCAAGAAAGTATTGGAGAATTACTTTTATTATTCCTGGTTGTACCGGGGAACATTCACGCTAAGCCCATGTATTTTCTAAACTGAGCGATTTCGGCGGTACCGTCCACCACCCCGAGTTCCAAACGGACCTTCCAGCTCTGACCGGGCTTGAGTACGACCAGTCGACCCGCTCCCCGTTCCGCTTTCCGGCCCAGGGGGAAACAGTTGCCCGGTTCGATACCCAAGACATATTCGCCTTCCCCAAGCATTTTCCATTGGGTGAGATAGGGCAAGGCATCGGTATTGAATTTGGCATAAAATCCGAGTTCCATCGTTTGATTGAGAAGGAGAGCCGCTCCGTTTCCGTCCGCCAGGGTTCGGGGGGTATGGAGATACACTTTTTCAAAGTACTCCTTCTGCGGTGCGTGAAAACGGTTCCACTCCGCCTCGCCGTCGGCGGCCTGCGCATCCCGGGCTACCGTTTTTTCTACAGGGACCAGATATTCACTACCTTCGTCAAGGATCGGATATCCGACATTGATATGATACAATAGCATGCACGGGGTATCCTGCCAGCCTTCGTTGATTACCTCGTCTTCGATCAGGATGCTTTTCTCGCCGAGTCGTGTGAATATTTTCCGGAAGAGGACCAATTTATCACCGAACACTACCGCTTCTTTCACCTTCCCCGAGACGGTGATCAGGTAGTCGTCGCCCTGCCAGAGCCCGTCGGCATAGACATTCGAGGCCGGAATGTAAGAAGCTCGCCCATGCAGGCCGAACTCCTCTTCGTCCAGAAACAACAGGGTTGATTTATCAATCCCGGGTGCTCCGGCATAGCTCAATCCGCAAGTGTTCATCAATCCTCCGTGAAAACCCCGCAACCACCCCAGTTTCGCCGGTTCAAAAAAGGAGGGGGCCAGGTTGCCGGTTGCCGAACGCCAAGAGAGACTCACGCCTTTATAAAAAGTCGATGCCAGGTCCATTCCCCGGTCAACAAGAACGGTATAGGACAAACCGCCGCCG
Encoded here:
- a CDS encoding transglycosylase SLT domain-containing protein, which produces MKVLHLILITCCLIVLSIGNPGFAEEKPPLLSHLLNPLWTGDHGRVLAVLAASPEYALHYPEEVAVLTVVSLLKKDRFTEAVAAVDRFLTDERTLLGDHLLVFLLEDRLERKKFAEAQLYYDRLLTGFPQSPLRFHASLKIVKAMQKIDDLSSAQQFLDQALEFANDSEDRLSAKHLRYDIFLRQQRYPEAALLLRSIYIDYDAQTFTQTRRMASALLGHLSPNDFSPDERLQLGQFFSQLRYWETALSLTEALDPLFFPEAHRRDLGLLLIQIAVNTNDLDQVEEILFRFPILDNTADALFYRGVVHQRKARYQAAIEHYQALIDRFPDSGYLFNTYRNLAFCHQALGDVTTYQKVMERMIETFPRRADLLWNLFWHYHRRNETNRGRPWLERMIAFPSEQNRALFWLAKTSLDETGRMYIERILESEIIDYYFMRAWQEAPSLGMSPTLPSSFPARSEFQPVLGTGPGSSTWQRYTILHRLGYLTRAEIELRAYQRLNPEQAGTWWALSELSARRGNYRRSILQAMRLSGMLSRPYRNIQERIYPVFYFDLIEPLAESIGIDPFLVLSVLRAESFFQYDAVSIAGAIGLMQIMPSTGAWKAERMARNAGRELTWNDSLLFDPAKNIAIGVSYLGYLVDKYGGRICPAICAYNAGPGRINSWLETLPREFDEFVESIPFAETQNYIKKVLENYFYYSWLYRGTFTLSPCIF
- a CDS encoding aldose 1-epimerase family protein; translated protein: MALINGKVLTREEILRRVGDISQLGGVRSFEYNDGPEKGVRAVEVNSGGGLSYTVLVDRGMDLASTFYKGVSLSWRSATGNLAPSFFEPAKLGWLRGFHGGLMNTCGLSYAGAPGIDKSTLLFLDEEEFGLHGRASYIPASNVYADGLWQGDDYLITVSGKVKEAVVFGDKLVLFRKIFTRLGEKSILIEDEVINEGWQDTPCMLLYHINVGYPILDEGSEYLVPVEKTVARDAQAADGEAEWNRFHAPQKEYFEKVYLHTPRTLADGNGAALLLNQTMELGFYAKFNTDALPYLTQWKMLGEGEYVLGIEPGNCFPLGRKAERGAGRLVVLKPGQSWKVRLELGVVDGTAEIAQFRKYMGLA
- the polX gene encoding DNA polymerase/3'-5' exonuclease PolX; the protein is MKNQEIANLLREIAILLEIKGESRFRVLAYEEAARQLENLSEPVEEYSRKSELQSIPGIGEAIAQKIDEYLKQGKIHFLDELSREIPRGVADYTRIPGVGPRTAGLFYRELGISTFEELRSALAEGKIRLLPRLGAKSEEKIRKGLAFLSDQLGRMLLGYALPVVDEVVAFLKERAPVDKISPAGSIRRMKETIGDIDILVASRRAEEVSGALVSFPGVRDVLARGPSKTSIRTGQGMQIDLRVVDPDSFGAALQYFTGSKEHNVALRETAQKKGYKVNEYGIYRLDTGVRVGGTAEEEIYEALGMEWIPPEIRENQGEIELAMSKKLPRLVVEEDLRGDLHVHTHWSDGSTSVRDIAEAARKKGYNYLGLCDHTQSLVVASGLKPDQLRSRRLEIDQWNHDNQGFFVFDGVEVNILADGELDMNDRDLADRDLVIAGLHSGLGQEKDRIMRRLERALKNPHIQILSHPTGRLLQRRNPYQLDLDTLFSLASRESIILEINSQPERLDLKDSDARQARDGYGIPMVITSDAHNPAQLGYIRLGIAQARRGWLTAEDIVNTFSLERLKRFLKRP
- a CDS encoding zinc ABC transporter substrate-binding protein, with translation MMRTRTIATLVMLIATLIFLGTTVTGQPAEEERIKVVVSFAVLHDFATFIGGDRVEVTTMLEFGGCPCGWEPTPGNIKELIGADIFIHLSALVDPWLGRAIAAAGDVPNLVV